One part of the Thermoplasmata archaeon genome encodes these proteins:
- a CDS encoding Gfo/Idh/MocA family oxidoreductase encodes MKFGVIGIGNHAQKRVMPAIFNTKNEIEAVYSRSIEKAIKVSREYHSKPFDNLDLFLDQDFEAVYIASPNFLHYAQAKKALLKNKHVLLEKPMTLKNEEALDLVNIARDKKLSLAVGFHLRFNPAVEKVKNLLPELGNITYIYGCWSSYSSGRTIDPDRTWWSEEDKVGGGPVMGTGVHVIDTINNVLSKYPDSVFAMRNPSKVIIETTEYITLRYSNTLATVLASRNIVNPDNSLIIYGTDGTLIARDFFNTEVSGSLIFNKNKKEEQKIEKVNMYEAEIVDFINLIKGKHAKIAKGIDGYQVVKIVNAAYESDLENKSISMKND; translated from the coding sequence ATGAAATTTGGTGTGATTGGAATTGGTAACCATGCTCAAAAAAGAGTGATGCCTGCTATTTTTAATACTAAAAATGAAATTGAAGCCGTATATAGCCGTTCAATCGAGAAAGCAATTAAGGTATCTAGAGAATATCATTCTAAGCCTTTTGATAATTTAGATCTTTTTTTAGATCAGGATTTTGAGGCAGTGTACATAGCCTCGCCTAACTTTCTACATTATGCCCAAGCTAAAAAAGCATTATTAAAAAACAAACATGTACTTTTAGAAAAACCTATGACGTTGAAAAATGAAGAAGCACTAGATCTGGTCAATATTGCCAGAGATAAGAAATTAAGCTTAGCTGTGGGATTTCATTTGCGCTTTAACCCCGCGGTTGAGAAAGTAAAGAATTTACTGCCAGAACTTGGAAATATTACTTATATTTATGGCTGTTGGTCATCGTATTCTTCAGGTAGAACTATAGATCCAGACAGAACATGGTGGTCTGAGGAAGATAAGGTGGGTGGGGGTCCGGTAATGGGTACTGGTGTGCATGTTATAGATACTATAAATAATGTGCTATCAAAGTATCCAGACTCTGTTTTTGCGATGAGAAATCCATCAAAGGTCATTATAGAAACCACAGAATATATCACACTCAGATATTCTAATACCTTAGCAACAGTTTTAGCATCTAGAAATATTGTCAATCCTGACAACAGCCTGATAATATATGGAACTGATGGTACATTGATAGCCAGAGATTTTTTTAATACAGAAGTTTCAGGATCTTTGATATTTAATAAGAATAAAAAAGAAGAGCAAAAAATTGAGAAAGTGAATATGTACGAAGCAGAAATAGTTGATTTTATAAATTTAATAAAAGGCAAGCATGCAAAGATAGCAAAAGGTATAGATGGCTATCAGGTTGTAAAAATTGTAAATGCAGCCTATGAATCTGATCTTGAAAATAAAAGTATAAGCATGAAAAATGATTAA
- a CDS encoding acetamidase/formamidase family protein: MINIDGTKIENLHFKWSSNNKPIAYVSAEEEILVKVPDASTMQITEQFKTEDLKNLDQSKLDGAVGPIYINEAKKGDLLEIELLDIKVGSWGWSAILPDFGLLKNRFNEALIIWNIKDNIATTGPLLKNVKVPVSPFLGVIGTAPESGAFDMIPPQHFGGNMDNKLLGKHAKLYLPVLVNGALLSISDPHASQGDGEVCGTAIETTATAKIKTRILKRKNLKYPYAIINIEQKKEELLVTMGIAADLYKAAQYAVEDMISMLEKYGFSAEEAYILSSVAGNLRISEIVDEPHFVVSLTMPKKLVEV; this comes from the coding sequence ATGATAAATATAGATGGAACGAAAATAGAGAATTTGCATTTTAAATGGAGCAGCAATAACAAGCCAATAGCTTATGTATCTGCTGAAGAAGAGATTTTGGTAAAAGTGCCAGATGCCTCAACAATGCAGATCACTGAACAATTTAAAACAGAGGATCTAAAAAACTTAGACCAGAGCAAGTTAGATGGTGCTGTAGGCCCAATATATATTAATGAGGCTAAGAAAGGAGATTTGCTAGAAATAGAGTTATTGGATATCAAAGTAGGATCTTGGGGATGGAGTGCAATACTTCCTGATTTTGGGTTATTAAAAAACAGGTTTAACGAAGCGCTGATAATATGGAACATTAAAGATAATATTGCAACTACCGGACCACTATTAAAAAATGTAAAAGTGCCAGTTTCACCATTTTTGGGAGTGATAGGCACGGCTCCAGAGTCAGGGGCATTTGACATGATACCACCCCAGCATTTTGGAGGGAACATGGATAATAAATTATTAGGGAAACATGCCAAACTTTACCTGCCAGTACTCGTAAATGGAGCATTGTTATCAATATCAGATCCACATGCCTCGCAGGGAGACGGTGAAGTATGTGGCACGGCTATTGAAACAACGGCAACTGCTAAAATAAAAACGAGGATATTAAAGCGGAAAAACTTAAAATATCCGTATGCAATTATTAATATTGAGCAGAAAAAAGAAGAACTTCTAGTGACAATGGGTATTGCAGCAGATCTGTACAAAGCGGCTCAGTATGCGGTGGAGGATATGATATCAATGCTGGAAAAATACGGATTTAGTGCGGAAGAAGCATATATTTTGAGCAGTGTTGCCGGTAACTTAAGAATTTCTGAGATTGTCGATGAGCCGCATTTTGTAGTGTCATTGACAATGCCCAAGAAATTGGTAGAGGTGTAA
- a CDS encoding isochorismatase family cysteine hydrolase codes for MTKENYETLKDVIDPKHTALVVWDVQKMLVSHIFNHTDFLKNLNDLISVARAKKIPIFFTKITPLPPNFESPARKYMLRKMGSSFGNMPKEMFDLEIEPLKEEIVLLKNTASIFIGTNFDLMLRNAGIETIIFTGIATEIGVESSAREAINRGYYTVVARDAVSSGDKDAHERSLKNMEKLMIVETVSNIKANLS; via the coding sequence ATGACAAAAGAAAATTATGAAACTCTGAAAGATGTAATTGATCCAAAACACACAGCACTGGTAGTTTGGGACGTACAAAAGATGCTAGTATCACATATATTCAACCACACTGATTTTCTGAAAAATTTAAATGATCTAATATCCGTTGCTAGAGCGAAGAAAATTCCCATATTTTTTACAAAGATTACACCTCTGCCACCTAACTTTGAATCTCCGGCAAGAAAGTATATGCTTCGCAAGATGGGATCGAGTTTTGGAAACATGCCCAAAGAAATGTTTGATCTAGAGATCGAGCCATTAAAAGAGGAGATTGTTCTATTAAAAAACACAGCGAGCATCTTTATTGGCACAAACTTTGACCTAATGCTCAGAAATGCAGGAATAGAAACAATAATTTTTACGGGCATTGCCACGGAAATAGGCGTAGAATCTTCTGCAAGAGAAGCAATAAATAGAGGATATTATACAGTCGTAGCAAGAGATGCTGTATCCTCTGGAGACAAAGATGCTCACGAAAGATCTCTTAAAAATATGGAAAAACTCATGATTGTGGAAACAGTATCAAACATTAAAGCGAATTTGTCTTGA
- a CDS encoding FAD-dependent oxidoreductase, which yields MSDKFDLIVVGGGPAGLAAAYTAAKAGLNTFVAERGDNSGSKNMFGGVLYVDTLRKMIPEFWKEAPVERPISQRKITFLTDESYVSIDYKNQKFREPPYNGFSVLRAKFDKWFSQKAEEAGALIGTGIKVDDLVYDGDKVIGIKSESDVVEGDVVIAADGVISLISQKAGLKTVPKPQDVGLGMKEIIELPEGEIDKRFGLKKGEGVEELILGAPTRKLRGGGFVYTNKNTVSLGLIVSLEAMRKSEYYAYDLIENFRANPYISDLIEGGTIKEYSAHVIPERGLQMVPKLYRDGMMVVGDAAGFVNSSGIYLNGVDLAILSGILAAQNAIRAHKEKDFSAKSMMQYETMLKNSVIMKDMYTYKKAPKAVENERFYKEYPEMINNIMRNIVISDGMPKKKIMQLLRQENVPLTTLLMDALSGGRAL from the coding sequence ATGTCTGATAAGTTTGATTTAATAGTAGTTGGCGGGGGCCCTGCAGGATTAGCAGCCGCATACACTGCTGCGAAAGCCGGTTTGAATACTTTTGTGGCAGAGCGTGGCGATAATTCAGGCTCTAAGAACATGTTTGGCGGTGTACTTTATGTGGATACGCTTCGAAAGATGATTCCGGAGTTTTGGAAAGAAGCACCTGTAGAAAGGCCGATATCGCAGCGAAAAATCACATTTTTAACTGATGAATCATATGTTTCAATTGACTATAAAAATCAAAAATTTAGAGAACCGCCATATAACGGTTTTTCAGTATTGAGAGCAAAATTTGACAAGTGGTTTTCTCAGAAGGCAGAAGAAGCTGGAGCATTAATAGGCACTGGAATCAAGGTTGATGATCTTGTATATGATGGTGATAAAGTGATTGGCATAAAGTCAGAGTCTGATGTTGTGGAAGGTGATGTGGTTATTGCCGCAGATGGCGTAATATCATTAATTTCTCAGAAGGCTGGGCTGAAAACAGTACCGAAGCCTCAGGATGTGGGACTGGGAATGAAAGAGATTATAGAGCTGCCTGAAGGAGAGATTGATAAAAGATTTGGATTGAAGAAGGGAGAGGGTGTAGAAGAGCTCATTCTGGGCGCACCGACCAGAAAACTGCGCGGTGGAGGATTTGTATATACCAATAAAAACACGGTGTCTCTGGGACTGATTGTATCTTTGGAAGCCATGCGCAAAAGCGAGTATTATGCGTATGATTTGATTGAAAATTTCAGAGCGAATCCATATATCAGCGATCTTATAGAAGGTGGCACGATTAAAGAGTATTCAGCACACGTAATACCTGAACGCGGGTTACAGATGGTTCCAAAGCTTTACAGAGATGGAATGATGGTAGTTGGAGATGCCGCGGGATTTGTTAATTCATCAGGCATATATTTAAATGGCGTTGATCTTGCAATATTGTCCGGCATACTAGCAGCACAAAATGCTATAAGGGCACATAAAGAAAAAGACTTTTCAGCAAAGAGTATGATGCAGTATGAAACAATGTTGAAGAACAGCGTGATAATGAAAGATATGTACACTTATAAAAAAGCGCCTAAAGCAGTAGAAAATGAGAGATTCTATAAAGAATATCCAGAGATGATAAATAACATTATGAGAAATATTGTTATTTCTGATGGAATGCCAAAAAAGAAGATCATGCAACTTTTAAGACAGGAGAATGTTCCGTTGACAACTTTATTAATGGATGCATTGAGTGGAGGTAGAGCTCTATGA
- a CDS encoding universal stress protein encodes MAMKKIIICYDGSDFAKRAVDFVISNIATADTELHLVYVGAIKFGETVTYMNVEEKMLKMVRENGEKVLNEEYKKIVERFKKVTVKYLEGTDIADTILEYGKLIGANLIVAGSRGISIWAGALLGSVSQKLTVKSPVPVLIVK; translated from the coding sequence ATGGCAATGAAAAAGATAATAATATGTTATGACGGGTCAGATTTTGCAAAACGTGCCGTAGATTTTGTGATATCAAATATTGCAACCGCAGATACTGAACTGCATTTAGTATATGTTGGGGCTATTAAGTTTGGTGAGACGGTTACTTATATGAATGTGGAAGAGAAAATGCTGAAAATGGTCAGAGAGAATGGAGAGAAAGTGTTGAATGAAGAATATAAGAAAATTGTGGAAAGGTTTAAAAAAGTGACTGTGAAATATCTGGAAGGAACAGATATAGCAGATACAATTTTAGAATATGGAAAATTGATAGGCGCAAACTTGATAGTTGCAGGCAGCAGAGGCATAAGCATATGGGCAGGTGCGTTGCTGGGATCGGTAAGCCAAAAACTGACTGTTAAATCTCCAGTACCTGTACTGATCGTAAAATAG
- a CDS encoding MogA/MoaB family molybdenum cofactor biosynthesis protein: MSVKDHKEHDYVLTFGVITASSTRTEKTDDSGKLIIDLISKAHKLVYYKVVKDDIAMLRDAVLETNCDFLIVNGGTGLSRFDLTVEAIKPYFTKNIDGFGELFRMISYKEIGSAAMMSRASAGLINKKIVFIIPGSPAAIASAVKELIMPEISHIYYELNKE; this comes from the coding sequence ATGAGCGTGAAAGATCATAAAGAACATGATTATGTTTTGACATTTGGAGTAATAACAGCGAGCAGTACCAGAACTGAAAAAACAGATGACTCTGGAAAGCTAATAATCGATTTGATTTCTAAAGCTCATAAACTTGTATATTATAAAGTGGTGAAAGATGACATTGCAATGCTGAGAGACGCCGTATTAGAGACCAATTGTGATTTCTTGATAGTAAATGGGGGAACAGGGTTGAGCAGATTTGATCTTACTGTAGAGGCAATTAAACCATACTTTACAAAAAATATTGACGGGTTCGGAGAGTTATTCAGAATGATTAGTTACAAAGAGATTGGCAGTGCAGCAATGATGAGCAGGGCCTCTGCAGGATTGATAAATAAGAAGATAGTATTTATAATTCCTGGCTCACCTGCCGCTATTGCAAGTGCAGTAAAAGAGCTTATTATGCCTGAAATAAGCCATATTTACTATGAACTGAACAAGGAATGA
- a CDS encoding thermopsin, which produces MGNITNRKKENILKVLLSIAVVVVFLSSGFLVSSANAVAAPSHAQTYQTSNSQGSTMTQKVLNSLKENGIPAKYAYLPNFNAKYVKNGNTISPLYSSAPAPMGLGYFGLMNNSGVLTGTVLNTTSFEGSITVNNLNVFYLDDDGPYSLSFQLNTVLRNVTLFGNNSYVFWNQNVVFYSVRTHTLELIDNIWNFSSNQFLFTPNSLYSYDGIPVPPTYYYAIGPTFSNVAFPFTINLFLNSTVIDNRDAVFFNYTLIQQNQAPISGSYDEVLFNSTYGMPSDYKTAPAYYQVNGNEFTPDGYLLYDAEIMLGGPGGGSTTNVFNANATMHLDYMSSTGYTAVPSAYNFGSDTGETSLGVSSSWNGVTPTAVLTTGPSILAPLWGVSSGSGNIKITGTVTPSNAFMFISPGPKFNASTAQWAAIGTSGTVSYELPTGTYSAEILLSNYNPVSLTFSSSTVLNVNMVKNLARGIYTPLFAFDNAQVAALSMAGNGTMNNPYVLENNQYGSLSSLFSQLNDYAFPVFPGLLILNTNVYISINSPPTFFINFGATASSIATYFKLPTYNYLQIQLYNTSHVSIYHANYVTGWFSYNMFMYDFPVANIILWNSTNDLVAGNNFYSWGSSMLVYGGSHNVIWGNEFINYPVPLTAADMSYLGPATGLSMYSSNNTIYNNYFNVTIPAYSPHYNIYNGYFANYTNAWNITPESASIVNTVNGYQLSGNIMNQATQSGNFWSYYTSDMPTPFNVFGLIAIGGDYSPIVPVSYNVTITISGLSNTPVMAFLYSNSQNHPFLYSAINTSNTLNFQVTNGAYYLLILTPTGIYSSVPATITVNGANVSITVTLSGNSVIL; this is translated from the coding sequence ATGGGCAACATAACAAATAGAAAAAAGGAAAATATATTGAAAGTTCTACTGTCAATAGCAGTAGTCGTCGTCTTTTTGAGTTCTGGTTTTTTGGTATCCTCTGCAAATGCTGTGGCTGCACCAAGCCATGCGCAGACTTATCAAACATCAAACTCACAAGGATCGACAATGACTCAGAAGGTGCTAAACTCATTAAAAGAGAATGGTATTCCTGCTAAATATGCATATTTACCAAATTTTAACGCTAAATATGTGAAAAATGGCAATACTATATCTCCACTATACAGCTCAGCTCCGGCACCAATGGGATTGGGTTATTTTGGATTGATGAACAATAGTGGTGTTTTGACAGGAACGGTATTAAACACTACCAGTTTTGAAGGATCTATCACCGTAAACAACCTTAACGTGTTTTATCTGGATGATGACGGCCCTTATAGCCTTAGTTTTCAGTTAAATACTGTTCTTAGAAACGTTACACTGTTCGGAAACAACAGTTATGTATTCTGGAACCAAAATGTGGTATTTTATTCTGTTAGAACTCATACATTGGAGTTAATAGACAATATCTGGAACTTTTCAAGCAACCAGTTTTTGTTCACTCCTAACTCTTTGTACAGCTATGATGGCATTCCAGTTCCACCCACTTATTATTATGCGATCGGTCCAACATTTAGCAATGTTGCGTTTCCTTTTACCATAAATCTATTTCTTAACAGCACGGTTATAGATAATAGAGATGCAGTATTTTTCAATTATACTTTAATACAACAGAATCAAGCACCCATCTCTGGATCTTATGATGAAGTATTATTCAATTCCACTTATGGCATGCCTTCAGATTACAAGACTGCTCCTGCTTATTATCAGGTAAATGGTAATGAGTTCACTCCTGATGGTTATTTGCTGTATGATGCTGAAATAATGCTTGGAGGTCCTGGTGGCGGAAGCACGACCAACGTGTTTAATGCCAATGCCACAATGCACCTAGATTACATGTCATCTACTGGATATACTGCAGTACCCTCTGCTTATAACTTTGGTAGTGATACTGGAGAGACCAGTCTTGGTGTATCATCATCATGGAACGGTGTCACTCCTACTGCGGTGCTTACTACAGGACCCTCGATTTTAGCACCTTTATGGGGCGTTTCTTCTGGATCTGGCAATATTAAGATCACAGGAACGGTGACGCCTTCAAATGCGTTCATGTTCATCAGCCCAGGCCCGAAATTTAACGCTTCAACTGCACAGTGGGCTGCAATAGGTACCTCAGGAACGGTGTCATATGAGCTACCTACCGGCACTTACAGCGCAGAGATACTGCTCAGCAACTATAATCCTGTAAGTCTGACTTTCAGCAGTTCTACAGTATTGAATGTAAATATGGTAAAGAATCTGGCAAGAGGTATTTACACTCCTCTGTTTGCATTTGACAATGCTCAGGTAGCTGCTCTTTCAATGGCTGGAAATGGTACTATGAATAATCCATATGTGCTTGAAAATAACCAGTATGGCTCGCTAAGTTCATTATTCAGTCAGTTGAATGATTATGCGTTTCCTGTGTTTCCAGGATTGCTTATTTTGAACACTAACGTTTATATATCGATCAACAGTCCTCCCACGTTTTTCATCAACTTTGGTGCTACCGCATCAAGCATCGCAACTTACTTCAAGCTTCCTACATACAACTACCTGCAAATTCAATTATATAATACCTCTCACGTTTCCATATATCATGCCAATTATGTAACAGGCTGGTTTTCATATAACATGTTTATGTACGATTTCCCTGTGGCAAACATCATATTATGGAACAGCACGAATGATTTAGTAGCAGGCAACAACTTTTACAGCTGGGGAAGCTCAATGCTTGTATATGGTGGTTCTCATAATGTAATCTGGGGCAACGAGTTTATCAACTATCCAGTTCCATTAACTGCTGCTGACATGTCTTATCTGGGTCCTGCAACAGGATTGAGCATGTACAGTTCCAACAATACTATTTACAACAACTACTTTAACGTCACGATCCCTGCATACAGCCCGCATTATAATATATATAACGGATATTTCGCAAACTACACAAATGCCTGGAACATTACTCCTGAATCTGCCAGCATAGTCAACACGGTGAATGGATACCAGTTATCTGGAAACATTATGAATCAGGCCACTCAATCTGGAAACTTCTGGAGCTATTACACATCTGACATGCCAACTCCATTTAACGTATTTGGACTTATAGCAATTGGAGGAGATTACAGTCCTATAGTTCCCGTATCTTACAATGTAACAATCACCATATCTGGACTGTCCAATACCCCAGTGATGGCGTTTCTATACTCAAACAGCCAGAATCATCCATTTCTATACTCTGCAATTAACACATCCAATACATTGAATTTCCAAGTAACAAATGGTGCTTACTATCTACTGATACTTACCCCGACCGGCATATATTCATCAGTACCAGCAACAATAACAGTGAACGGAGCAAATGTATCAATAACTGTAACGCTGAGTGGAAACAGCGTTATACTTTAA
- a CDS encoding ferredoxin family protein has product MSELSIDDRLALIKYKVDSKPHIILKDPRLCDVCQGKFCVHSCPAKCYVIENNQVVFHYEDCVECGSCFIVCDSKALDWNYPRGSYGVTYKYG; this is encoded by the coding sequence ATGAGTGAACTTAGTATTGATGATAGACTAGCATTGATAAAATACAAGGTAGATTCCAAACCACACATTATACTTAAAGACCCAAGATTGTGCGATGTTTGCCAGGGCAAGTTTTGTGTGCACTCTTGTCCTGCAAAATGCTATGTTATTGAAAACAATCAGGTAGTGTTTCACTATGAGGATTGTGTAGAATGTGGGTCATGCTTTATAGTATGCGATAGCAAAGCGTTAGACTGGAACTATCCAAGAGGATCTTACGGAGTCACATATAAGTACGGATAA
- a CDS encoding HIT domain-containing protein — protein sequence MDRIFAPWRIEYVRTPKTDECIFCNAFEKERNIIIDSTEHALILMNKYPYNPGHVLIAPTRHVSEFELLSAVELSEIAEFMQKIIMAIKNAMHPDGFNVGINIGTVAGAGFKDHLHVHIVPRWNGDTHFMPVFSDTRVISQAIEDTYNEIKKEYDKL from the coding sequence ATGGATCGTATATTTGCGCCCTGGCGTATCGAATATGTCCGAACACCAAAAACAGATGAGTGTATATTTTGCAACGCTTTTGAAAAAGAGAGAAATATAATAATAGACAGTACAGAACATGCTTTGATATTAATGAACAAATATCCATATAATCCTGGCCATGTTCTTATTGCTCCGACAAGGCATGTATCAGAATTTGAATTGCTTTCTGCTGTTGAATTAAGTGAAATAGCAGAGTTTATGCAAAAGATCATCATGGCTATCAAGAATGCAATGCACCCTGACGGTTTCAATGTTGGCATAAACATAGGAACTGTTGCTGGTGCTGGCTTCAAAGATCATTTGCATGTTCATATAGTGCCAAGATGGAATGGAGACACGCATTTTATGCCCGTATTCTCAGATACAAGAGTGATCAGCCAGGCGATTGAGGATACTTATAATGAAATTAAAAAGGAGTATGATAAACTATGA
- a CDS encoding amidohydrolase produces MIKAFVNAKIYASFKPLKITDALIIKDGKIAELGSDKILNFGKIEIIDLHRSIVMPGFVDAHMHLDELGEYLNILDLRNVKSIKEMQEKLKTVQDKDWIIGHGWDQELFEEQRWPDRFDLDKIIKDKPVFLSRVCLHAAVLNTKALEILGLLNSDYSSEYLVRDDRGITGIVKEQAFEQARKNIKKDVQKYIIDGANEALKKGVTSVGFVSCNSETLKILDKLRAKLKIRVHVYVNPESLDVLKEFKNSEFLKINGIKLFIDGSLGARTAWLSSPYADAETSGNLVIDEHEYFRICRKMDQQNLQIATHAIGDRALDVVLDSYALLKNKHRIEHASIIRKDQILKIKDIGATIVTQPHFVITDFWVLDRVGKERAEQVYPFRTLIENNIPVAFSTDSPVEPIDPWQTVYSAVTRGEYEKIPLYKESGSQTLSLEESLYLYTKSAAKALLDDNIGSLELGKYADFIILNKDPFNVEASQLKNIKVKETYVAGEKIV; encoded by the coding sequence ATGATTAAGGCATTTGTCAACGCCAAGATATATGCATCATTTAAACCTTTAAAAATTACAGATGCACTGATAATCAAAGATGGTAAGATTGCAGAACTTGGCTCTGATAAAATCCTGAATTTTGGGAAGATAGAAATTATAGATCTTCACAGATCCATAGTAATGCCTGGTTTTGTGGATGCACACATGCATCTTGATGAGCTTGGAGAATATCTGAACATTCTGGATTTAAGGAATGTAAAATCTATTAAGGAGATGCAAGAAAAGCTTAAAACAGTACAAGATAAAGATTGGATAATTGGACATGGCTGGGATCAAGAACTGTTTGAAGAGCAACGCTGGCCTGACCGTTTTGACCTTGATAAGATAATAAAAGATAAGCCTGTATTTTTAAGCAGAGTTTGTTTGCATGCAGCAGTGCTAAATACTAAGGCTTTAGAGATTTTAGGGCTATTAAATTCAGACTACAGCTCAGAATATTTAGTTCGTGATGATCGTGGAATTACGGGTATAGTTAAAGAACAGGCGTTTGAACAGGCACGAAAAAATATAAAAAAAGATGTGCAAAAATATATAATTGATGGAGCAAATGAGGCGTTGAAGAAAGGTGTTACGTCTGTGGGATTTGTAAGTTGTAATTCTGAAACCTTAAAAATTTTAGATAAATTGAGAGCAAAGTTAAAAATAAGGGTGCATGTATATGTTAATCCTGAGTCCTTGGATGTTTTGAAAGAGTTTAAAAACAGTGAGTTTTTAAAAATCAACGGAATAAAACTGTTTATTGATGGATCTCTAGGTGCTAGAACAGCATGGTTGTCTAGTCCTTATGCAGATGCTGAGACATCTGGAAATTTAGTGATAGATGAACATGAATATTTTCGAATTTGTAGGAAGATGGATCAGCAAAACTTGCAAATAGCCACACATGCTATAGGAGATCGGGCACTGGATGTAGTACTGGACAGTTATGCATTATTAAAAAACAAGCACAGAATCGAGCATGCTTCTATAATACGCAAAGATCAAATTTTAAAAATCAAGGATATTGGTGCTACAATTGTAACGCAGCCACATTTTGTAATTACAGATTTCTGGGTTTTAGATAGAGTAGGAAAAGAAAGAGCAGAACAAGTATATCCGTTTAGAACATTAATAGAAAATAATATTCCTGTTGCATTTTCTACTGATTCTCCTGTAGAGCCCATAGATCCATGGCAAACAGTATATTCAGCAGTTACAAGAGGAGAATATGAAAAAATACCATTATATAAAGAGTCCGGATCTCAGACATTGAGTCTTGAAGAATCTTTATACTTATACACTAAAAGTGCAGCTAAGGCATTGCTAGATGACAACATTGGATCTTTGGAACTTGGAAAATACGCAGATTTTATAATATTGAACAAGGATCCATTTAATGTCGAAGCATCACAATTAAAAAATATAAAAGTTAAAGAAACATATGTAGCAGGTGAAAAGATAGTATGA